The Urbifossiella limnaea nucleotide sequence ACCCACGACCAGCGGATTAAAAGTCCGCTGCTCTACCGGCTGAGCTACCGGCTCTCGCGGGGTATCTTATCCGACCGGCCGACCGCTTCAAGAATGACCACGGCCGTCAGCCGCGGCGCAGCTTCCGCACCCGGCCGTCCGCCACCCACTCCACCACGTACACGTCGCCGCCCGACGACACCGTCAGCGCGTGCGGCGCCGCGAACTTGCCCGCGTCGGCCGCCGGGTTCGCCGCACCCGTGCCGTCGCCCAGGTGCGCCACCACCTTGTCGTCCGCGTCGATCACCGTCACCCGGCAGCTCAGCTCCGGCACGTAGATGCGGCCGGCGTGCTGGTAGAAGCAGCACGGGGCGCGGAAGTTCGGGATCGTCCGCTTGTACTCCAGCTCCGGCGAAAAGACCTCGATCCGGCCGTTGGCCCGGTCCGCGATGTACACCTCCGGGTCCTTCCGCAGCGTGCTCACCCACGCCCCGTGGCACGTGCTGAACTTGCCGTGCTCCTTGCCGGGGCCGCCCATCACCTTCAGCAGCTTGAACTCCTTGTCGAACCGGAACACCCGCTGGCTGCCGTACCCGTCCACCACGTACACGTCGCCGTTCGGCGCCACCGCCACGTCCGTCGGGTTCGTGAAGTCGATCTTCTGGCTCGTCGCCGACTCGCTCGCCACGTTGCCGAGCGTGTACAGCACCTTGCCGGCGAGGTCGGTCTTGTACACGCGGGCGCCGATCCGCGGGGCGCCCTTCGGGGCCGACACGTTCTCCGTCCAGTACAGGTACTCGTTCGCGCCCTCCTTGCTCCAGTACAGGCCGTGGGCGGTGCCCGCGACCTGCTGCGGCGTCAGGCCGATGCCGTCGGCGAAGTCCTTCGTCCAGGTTTCGAGCAGCCGGCCGGTGCGGTCGAAGATCGCCACGCACGGCGACGCCGACCGCGAGGTGACGTACACCCGGTCGCGCGAGTCCACCACGACGGCGCAGCCGAGGCCGTAGCGCATGCCGTCGGGGAGGCGGCCCCAGGCGGGGTCGAGGGTGAAGCGCGCGGAGCCCTCGCCGAACGTGACGGGGTCGTCGGGGCGGCCCGCCGCGGGGGCGGCGACGGCGGCGGCCGCGGCCGCGAGGAACGTGCGGCGCGTGGGGAACAGGTGCTCGGCGGGCATGGGAGGGGTTCCGGGGAGGGAGGCGGGAAGCACCACGGTACACGCCGGCACGGCGGTCCGCCAGCGCCTTCCCGGTCGGCGGTGTGCCGTTTCCCGCCCGCCGCATAAAATCCCCCCGCTCACATTGTTTCCGCACGGAGGCGTCGGTGAACGTCCGCGTCGGCAGCGGCCACGACACGCACCGCCTCGTCGAAGGCCGCCCGCTGATCCTCGGCGGCGTGCGCGTCGCGTACGCCCGCGGCCTCGCCGGCCACTCCGACGCCGACGTGGTGCTGCACGCCGTCACCGACGCGCTCCTCGGCGCCGCCGCGCTCGGCGACATCGGCGACCTGTTCCCCGACACCGACCCGCGGAACAAAGACGCCGACAGTCGAATCTTCCTCGCCGCGGCGCTGGAGAAGCTCGCCGCCGCCGGCTGGCGCGTCGGCAACCTCGACGTGACCCTGTTCGCGCAGGAGCCGAAGCTCGGGCCGGTGAAGCAGGCCATCCGCGCGAACCTGGCGGCGCTGCTGGGCGTGTCGGCGGACGCGGTGAGCGTGAAGGCGAAGACCGGCGAGCACGTCGGCCACATCGGCCGCGGCGAGGCGATCGGCTGCCACACGGTCGTGTTAATTCAGAAGCAGAGTTAGCCACAAAAAGGCACGAAAAGACACGAAAAGGGACCGACCCGAACCCCGGCCTTGTTCTTCCTTTTTGTGTCTTTTCGTGCCTTTTTGTGGCCATTGATTTGGAGCCCGCGATGCCGCTGCAGGTGTACAGCACGCTGACCCGCAAGAAGGAGCCGTTCCACAAGCGGCCGGGCGAGCCGGTGTCGATGTACGTCTGCGGGCCGACCGTGTACAAGCCGAGCCACATCGGCCACATGGTCGGGCCGGTCATCTTCGACACCGTCAAGCGCTACCTCACCCACCTCGGCTACCAGGTGACGTGGGTCGTCAACATCACCGACGTGGACGACAAGCTCATCAAGGCGGCG carries:
- the ispF gene encoding 2-C-methyl-D-erythritol 2,4-cyclodiphosphate synthase, producing MNVRVGSGHDTHRLVEGRPLILGGVRVAYARGLAGHSDADVVLHAVTDALLGAAALGDIGDLFPDTDPRNKDADSRIFLAAALEKLAAAGWRVGNLDVTLFAQEPKLGPVKQAIRANLAALLGVSADAVSVKAKTGEHVGHIGRGEAIGCHTVVLIQKQS
- a CDS encoding NHL repeat-containing protein, which codes for MPAEHLFPTRRTFLAAAAAAVAAPAAGRPDDPVTFGEGSARFTLDPAWGRLPDGMRYGLGCAVVVDSRDRVYVTSRSASPCVAIFDRTGRLLETWTKDFADGIGLTPQQVAGTAHGLYWSKEGANEYLYWTENVSAPKGAPRIGARVYKTDLAGKVLYTLGNVASESATSQKIDFTNPTDVAVAPNGDVYVVDGYGSQRVFRFDKEFKLLKVMGGPGKEHGKFSTCHGAWVSTLRKDPEVYIADRANGRIEVFSPELEYKRTIPNFRAPCCFYQHAGRIYVPELSCRVTVIDADDKVVAHLGDGTGAANPAADAGKFAAPHALTVSSGGDVYVVEWVADGRVRKLRRG